From the genome of Mucilaginibacter paludis DSM 18603:
TGGTTGAAATAATAAATTATTATGACAGAGGAAGCTATTTATAAATTGCTGTTGGCAATTATGTTTTTGGTGAGCACAATTTTGGGTGTATGGCCCCAACTAATGGCTAATAACATTTTCAAAAAGAATCCTTCGCAAAAGTATTCCGATCTGATTCAGGCCGGGCCCATGAGCGAACCGAGATCGGGCAAAAACGAGAAGTTTCAATATCTGCATTTTTTGATCTTAATGGTGATTGTATGTCTTACAGGGATCTATCTTAAATTGTTTGATAATGCCGAGGCGAGCCCAATCTTTTTTTTCGCTTTCGTTATTTTGATGATGGGGAATGCAGGCTTATATTTTTTTAAGGATAAAACGTATGTTAATTATCCCGAGGTGAGATATGCCGTTAGATCATGGTTTAGCTCCGTACTTATAGCTCCACTAATTATCACCCTCATTATCCTGTTCAGGAATATTCATAATTTTAACACACAGTTCCTTCTGGATACTTACAAATTTATTTTGTTTACCGGCTTCGGCTATAGTGCGCCTGTATTTGGAATTTTGGCAATAGCGGCCTATCGTATCAACAAGCACCACTGGACGTTAAAGCAAAAGCGTTACCTGATCCTGATTTTAGCCGAACTATTATTAGGGTGTACCGTGTTTTTTTTATTGGTTAGCGCACACATGCTTTCTGACTGCTATACGCTATGGCCACCTTACGCTATTACTATAGGCTTGGCATTAATGTATTATAAACTGCCGCCTTCGCCTTTTAACGAGCCTGATGATGAATCATCTGCCATAGCCGATACTACGGAAATCACAACTACCCCTTAATCCCTTTAACATTCACCATAATTTTGGTAGCATGGGGTATGCCCAGCGTTGTTCCGGGCGTAACGTCAAGGTAATGTTTAAGGTAGCCATCAGTAATAGCCTTCATTACCCGGTTTTGAGGTTCGGCAAACTCTGGCGACATCGACATATCGATGGATGATTTACTAAAGTGTAGCTGACCTTTAGAATCTACCAGTATCACAAATGGATAATTGAAGTCATCATAAGCTTTACGGATCACGATATTGAACCGGGGGGTTAAATAATCATCGGCAATGGTGATATTGTTGGCTACATCCTTGGTAACGCTTGTTTTTTGCACGGTGAGCATCGGGCTTTTGCTTTTTAATGATGCCGGGATGCGTGCCGAAAAAGCATACTTTGGATCGCTATCTGCCAGTTGCGTTTTATGTTTGATAAACAAAGTATCCTGACGGCTGGGTTTTACTAAAGTGGCCGAGTCGGAATGTAAAACATCCTTAATGTAATGATCGGAATAGAGGGTCATGTAAACTACCGACTTATCATCCATAATCGCCTTGTCCTCAACTTCCAATACCTGGAATTTGATACTGTCTTTAGTTACCTTTTTTAAGCGCATCCATGCCCAGGCTACGTTAAAAATAGAATCGTGATCAAAAATAACCGGGCAATTAAAAAACTTCTTTTTCTCGGGACTATAAATATTCACCGAATCGTCCGACAGGAAGGTTAACCGCCAGTCGGGTTCCAGTTGAAAACCCTGGTCGCTAAAAGATATGCCCGATTTAAATGCACGCCTAACTTCGGTAAAGCCAATGCCATGCACTAATTTAAACGATGGCTTTTGCTTAACGGGTGCAGGTTTGGGTTTGCAGGCCGCATAGGCTAAGGCAATTAAACCAAGCAATAAAAACCGGGGTACTTGTTTTATAGATCTGTTAAAATGCATACCCGCTAAAAATAATCAAAAAATTGAAATCAGTTTCTCAAAGTTTAATCAATTTAGCGGGTGATATATAGTTTGGAAAATTATTTAGCCCATTTTTACGCTATGATTCAAATTAAAGGTTCGGGGTTTTGCTTACGCGAATGGTTATTGAGCGATGAGGCCTCACTGATCAGGTATGCCGACAACCCCAAGGTATCGCAATTTTTGAGCGACCGTTTCGCGTACCCTTATACTGCGGAGTATGCGCAGCAATGGCTTAACCACCAAACGCAAAAAACGGTAATTGATAATTTGGTTATCGATATTGATGGCGAATTGGTTGGCGGTATCGGTATCGAATTTAGGCAGGATATTTTTCGTAAAACGGCACTACTTGGTTATTGGCTTGGTGAGCCCTTCTGGGGAAAAGGTATCATGACGGAAGTTGTGCGCCTGATGGTGGATTACAGTTTTGAAAACTTTGACCTGGCGCGGATCCAGGCCGGTGTATTTGATAGCAACCCGGCATCAATGCGGGTGTTAGAGAAAGCCGGATTTATAAAAGAAGGGATAGCGAAAAAAGCTTTATATAAGTTTGGCCAATTTTCGGACGAACATATATACGCCCTGACACGATAAAAATTAATCGTTAGTTTTTCGATGCAAAACGTAATACCAGGTTAAGTTAACTGCAATAAT
Proteins encoded in this window:
- a CDS encoding GNAT family N-acetyltransferase produces the protein MIQIKGSGFCLREWLLSDEASLIRYADNPKVSQFLSDRFAYPYTAEYAQQWLNHQTQKTVIDNLVIDIDGELVGGIGIEFRQDIFRKTALLGYWLGEPFWGKGIMTEVVRLMVDYSFENFDLARIQAGVFDSNPASMRVLEKAGFIKEGIAKKALYKFGQFSDEHIYALTR